From a region of the Stenotrophomonas sp. BIO128-Bstrain genome:
- the yajC gene encoding preprotein translocase subunit YajC: MNLLAFLIPTANAQAAGGQPQGMGLTTLLFPIILIAIMYFLMIRPQMKRQKEHKAMLEKVKRGDEVLTNGGIAGVVTDIGDNFITIEVAENVRIRVQKGAVGNVLPTGTLKSAN, from the coding sequence ATGAACCTGCTCGCCTTCCTGATCCCCACCGCCAACGCCCAGGCCGCCGGTGGCCAGCCGCAGGGCATGGGTCTGACCACCCTGCTGTTCCCGATCATCCTGATCGCGATCATGTACTTCCTGATGATCCGCCCGCAGATGAAGCGCCAGAAGGAACATAAGGCCATGCTGGAGAAGGTCAAGCGCGGTGACGAAGTGCTGACCAACGGCGGCATCGCCGGCGTGGTCACCGACATCGGCGACAACTTCATCACCATCGAAGTGGCCGAGAACGTGCGCATCCGCGTGCAGAAGGGCGCCGTGGGCAATGTGCTGCCGACCGGCACGCTGAAGTCGGCCAACTGA
- the queA gene encoding tRNA preQ1(34) S-adenosylmethionine ribosyltransferase-isomerase QueA, which yields MKKSDFNYDLPPELIAQAPLAERSASRLMVVPPAPAAFDHRQVRDLPELLRESDLMVFNDTRVIPARLFGQKASGGRVEILIERLLGGQQARAQVGASKSPKPGSRIALDAGGEAEVLGRDGEFYVLQFHVPEALEQWLLHAGRLPLPPYIQREPGVDDRERYQTVFAREIGAVAAPTAGLHFDEALLATLKEKGVEFGHVTLHVGAGTFQPVRVDDLTDHVMHREWLNVGAELVQQVRRTRAAGGRVIGVGTTVVRALESAMRDGELLPYAGETQIFITPGYRIRSVDAMVTNFHLPESTLLMMISAFAGKDRVFEAYQAAIAEKYRFFSYGDAMLLFPQGE from the coding sequence TTGAAGAAGTCCGATTTCAACTACGACCTGCCGCCTGAACTGATTGCCCAGGCTCCGCTCGCCGAGCGTTCGGCCAGCCGCCTGATGGTGGTGCCGCCGGCCCCGGCCGCCTTCGACCACCGCCAGGTGCGCGACCTGCCCGAGCTGCTGCGGGAAAGCGACCTGATGGTGTTCAACGATACCCGGGTGATCCCGGCGCGCCTGTTCGGCCAGAAGGCCAGCGGGGGCCGTGTCGAGATCCTGATCGAGCGCCTGCTCGGTGGCCAGCAGGCGCGGGCCCAGGTCGGCGCCAGCAAGTCGCCCAAGCCGGGCAGCCGCATTGCCCTGGATGCCGGTGGCGAGGCCGAAGTGCTGGGGCGCGACGGCGAGTTCTACGTGCTGCAGTTCCACGTGCCCGAGGCGCTGGAGCAGTGGCTGCTGCACGCCGGCCGGCTGCCGTTGCCGCCTTATATCCAGCGCGAGCCGGGCGTGGACGACCGCGAGCGTTACCAGACGGTCTTTGCCCGCGAGATCGGCGCGGTGGCGGCCCCGACCGCCGGCCTGCACTTCGATGAGGCCCTGCTGGCCACGTTGAAGGAAAAGGGCGTGGAGTTCGGCCATGTGACCCTGCACGTGGGCGCGGGCACCTTCCAGCCGGTCCGCGTGGACGATCTGACCGACCACGTGATGCACCGAGAATGGCTGAACGTCGGCGCCGAACTGGTGCAGCAGGTGCGCCGCACCCGCGCCGCGGGTGGCCGGGTGATCGGCGTCGGCACCACGGTGGTACGGGCCCTGGAAAGCGCCATGCGCGACGGCGAGCTGCTGCCGTACGCCGGTGAAACCCAGATCTTCATCACCCCCGGCTACCGGATCCGCAGCGTGGACGCGATGGTGACCAACTTCCATCTGCCGGAAAGCACGCTGCTGATGATGATTTCCGCTTTTGCCGGCAAGGACCGCGTATTCGAGGCCTATCAGGCGGCGATCGCGGAGAAGTACCGCTTCTTCAGCTATGGCGATGCGATGCTGCTGTTCCCGCAGGGGGAATGA
- the tgt gene encoding tRNA guanosine(34) transglycosylase Tgt produces MSRLQFQLQTTDGRARRGRLTFPRGTVETPAFMPVGTYGSVKGILPEQIRALGAEIILGNTFHLYLRPGLDVIADHGGLHGFARWNGPILTDSGGFQVFSLAHRRKITEQGVTFSSPTDGARVFLGPEESMRIQKVLDSDVVMIFDECTPYPATEPVARTSMELSLRWAQRSRNAHDELGNDAALFGIVQGGVHHDLRSRSAEGLQQIGFDGYAIGGLAVGEPEHERNAMLDHMHPILPADRPRYLMGVGRPEDLVEGVARGVDMFDCVMPTRNARNGHYFTSFGTVRIRNARYERDMDTIEPGCGCHACTSGYTRSYLRHLDRCNEMLAPMLGTIHNLYYYEKLMADMREAIAAGTFAAFRESFYAARGAVTPAL; encoded by the coding sequence ATGTCCCGACTCCAGTTCCAGCTCCAGACCACCGACGGTCGCGCCCGCCGCGGCCGCCTGACCTTCCCGCGCGGGACCGTGGAAACCCCGGCCTTCATGCCGGTGGGCACCTATGGCTCGGTGAAGGGCATCCTGCCGGAGCAGATCCGCGCGCTGGGTGCGGAGATCATCCTCGGCAATACCTTCCATCTGTACCTGCGCCCGGGCCTGGACGTGATCGCCGACCACGGCGGCCTGCACGGCTTCGCGCGCTGGAATGGCCCGATTCTGACCGACTCCGGCGGTTTCCAGGTGTTCTCGCTGGCCCACCGCCGCAAGATCACCGAGCAGGGCGTGACCTTCTCCTCGCCGACCGACGGGGCCCGTGTGTTCCTGGGTCCGGAAGAGAGCATGCGCATCCAGAAGGTGCTGGATTCGGACGTGGTGATGATCTTCGACGAGTGCACCCCGTACCCGGCCACCGAGCCGGTCGCGCGCACCTCGATGGAGCTCAGCCTGCGCTGGGCCCAGCGCAGCCGCAACGCGCACGATGAACTGGGCAATGACGCAGCGCTGTTCGGCATCGTCCAGGGCGGTGTCCATCACGACCTGCGCAGCCGCTCGGCCGAAGGCCTGCAGCAGATCGGCTTTGACGGGTACGCCATCGGTGGCCTGGCCGTGGGCGAGCCCGAGCACGAGCGCAACGCCATGCTCGACCACATGCACCCGATCCTGCCGGCCGACCGCCCGCGCTACCTGATGGGCGTGGGCCGCCCGGAAGATCTGGTCGAAGGCGTCGCCCGCGGCGTGGACATGTTCGATTGCGTGATGCCGACCCGCAACGCCCGCAACGGCCACTATTTCACCTCGTTCGGCACCGTGCGCATCCGCAACGCCCGCTACGAGCGCGACATGGACACCATCGAGCCGGGCTGCGGCTGCCACGCCTGCACCAGCGGTTACACGCGCTCCTACCTGCGCCACCTGGACCGCTGCAACGAGATGCTGGCGCCCATGCTGGGCACCATCCACAACCTCTATTACTACGAGAAGTTGATGGCCGACATGCGCGAGGCGATCGCGGCGGGAACCTTTGCCGCCTTCCGCGAGTCTTTCTACGCGGCCCGTGGTGCGGTCACGCCCGCGCTGTAA